CCACCCATTCTTCAGCCATGTTTGGGGATACCACTTTCACCAAGGTGTTCGTTGGGGGCTTGGCTTGGGAGACTCCCAAGGAAGCCATGAGAGATCACTTCGAGAAGTTCGGTGACATTCTCGAGGCGGTTATCATCACCGATAAACTCACCGGCAGATCCAAGGGCTACGGATTCGTAAGTCTCGAGGAATTACggatttctttcttattttattttattttaatttaatttttggcttcattgatgattCTCGAgtttgttcttgatgttcttgatgttttCGATTTTAGGTCACGTTCAAGGACGCAGAATCGGCGAAGAAGGCTTGTGAGGATTCGGCTCCGATCATCAATGGCCGTCGAGCCAACTGTAATCTGGCTTCCCTTGGCGCTCGACGATCCTCTAGGTCGGCTTCGGCTACTCCTCCGCAAGGTCCTCAACCAGGTTAACACACTCttctcctcttctctctcGAAGAAGAAACTGGTCAATTCAGTATTTGTGAAtggcattttcgtaattaaGTTGAGGAAGATCTGAATATGGTTTGTGATTCCTTGAAGGATCAAACGGTGGTGCGCCGAGGACGACGTCAGCGGCTGCGGGAAACCACGTGCAGTGGTACTACCCGGCGGGGACTCATCCGACGGCGTTTCATCATCAGCCTCATCAGGCCGTCCCTTTCTATGGGTATACCTCAAGATCCTATGCACTCTTCCGTACTCTATTATTGCCCAGGGATTCTTTAGTattatttttggtattttcttGTAAATCAACGTAAATTTCGTTTTCTTACAGATACTCCCCAAGCCCCACCACCTACATCGCCACCGATATCAGTTACAACCATGTCAgttattcctttttttatttatttatttaaattaataaatcaattatttcttaaatattttgaaattcattagACATTANtttttttttttttttttttttttttttttttttttttttggtgatgAACAGCAGAAGGTGGGGTATATGAACGGCGGGCCTTACGCGCAGATATATCCGGGGCAGGCCATGGTGGGGGCGAACACATTGATGCCGATGTACCCGGTGTATCATTACCATCAATCACAGGCGATGGGGATGCCGGCACACATATTCCCGCCAAGTCCGACGGCGGCTGTGCCATTTGCGGCGGTTCCACCCACTTCCATTATGTCGAAACCCGCATCCGTTGGCCCCAACCCAGGTCcgttttctcttcaatttctGTGTTGAGTTATTGCGTTTTGTTGGGATGATAGAGATGTATAGAATTACTGCTGCTGTCCTTCGCCCATTGTTTTGCCTTTTGCATGATGTCCAGAAGAACACGGATTTTGGTCAATGGTCAAACGTTATTAACaagaaaagataaagaaaaagaaaacagatcagactcctcctcctcctcctcctccttctcctcctccacgTGAAAGGGTAGTTTTAGTAAAAGGGTCTGTCCTCCCCCTCTGCCAACTTGCTTTCCTCAGACCCACGTGCAATTATCAAATTAATTGAGCTTATTGTCGAGGTCCACGTTAACTAGTTTAGCGGTTGATCATGAATTTgttaaataaggaatacatatCCATTGGTAAGAGGTCATGcttatgtttaaagtggacaatatcttattatattttgttgaaCGATGTAGATCATTAAACTGATATTACAAACAACAGTTTGCTTGGTTGTGGAATAATAGGTAGAGTTGGGGGAGGAGGATGCAGGGAATgatgatggtggtggtggtggtgaaaGAAGAACAGGGAAGAATTAAGTATAAACAAAAGGGGGAAGCAGGCAAGCAGGCAGGCAGGCAGAGGCTAAGGAgggacatttttatttatttattttaaaaatctgaACATCTCATTCTCTCAGTACATGGCAGacaagggaaaagaaaaaaataacagaGTAGACAAGGTGACGCTGGGTGGGTCGGGGGTGGGGGGCTGCTCAGAACTACATTATTTTTAGGCTGATCTGTTGTAgccctctctttctttcttcttttaattataaactcattttTGTTGCCATTATCTCTCCCCCAAACCCATCTCTCTTAAGCTCTTATAAGCTCGAATCTCCCGAATCAGTTCGACCATAGAAGCTTTCAACGTACAGATTGAAACATTGAAATATGTTTCAATAACTCTTTGCTTACTTTAAGGTAAAAAGCTTGCACGTTGAAACCATGAATTATAAGATTATGTGTCAATTTTTGAGCTTGTGGTGCAGTGTTTGTGCtcaaatttatatgattttttttttttaatttgtaggAAATTAAGAATCCTAAGGTTATGCTTCCCATTTATGGTAATGTCGGTGGGAATT
This genomic window from Cucurbita pepo subsp. pepo cultivar mu-cu-16 chromosome LG01, ASM280686v2, whole genome shotgun sequence contains:
- the LOC111794925 gene encoding probable RNA-binding protein ARP1 isoform X4, yielding MFGDTTFTKVFVGGLAWETPKEAMRDHFEKFGDILEAVIITDKLTGRSKGYGFVTFKDAESAKKACEDSAPIINGRRANCNLASLGARRSSRSASATPPQGPQPGSNGGAPRTTSAAAGNHVQWYYPAGTHPTAFHHQPHQAVPFYGYSPSPTTYIATDISYNHQKVGYMNGGPYAQIYPGQAMVGANTLMPMYPVYHYHQSQAMGMPAHIFPPSPTAAVPFAAVPPTSIMSKPASVGPNPEEHGFWSMVKRY
- the LOC111794925 gene encoding probable RNA-binding protein ARP1 isoform X1, encoding MFGDTTFTKVFVGGLAWETPKEAMRDHFEKFGDILEAVIITDKLTGRSKGYGFVTFKDAESAKKACEDSAPIINGRRANCNLASLGARRSSRSASATPPQGPQPGSNGGAPRTTSAAAGNHVQWYYPAGTHPTAFHHQPHQAVPFYGYSPSPTTYIATDISYNHQKVGYMNGGPYAQIYPGQAMVGANTLMPMYPVYHYHQSQAMGMPAHIFPPSPTAAVPFAAVPPTSIMSKPASVGPNPGRVGGGGCRE
- the LOC111794925 gene encoding probable RNA-binding protein ARP1 isoform X2: MFGDTTFTKVFVGGLAWETPKEAMRDHFEKFGDILEAVIITDKLTGRSKGYGFVTFKDAESAKKACEDSAPIINGRRANCNLASLGARRSSRSASATPPQGPQPGSNGGAPRTTSAAAGNHVQWYYPAGTHPTAFHHQPHQAVPFYGYSPSPTTYIATDISYNHQKVGYMNGGPYAQIYPGQAMVGANTLMPMYPVYHYHQSQAMGMPAHIFPPSPTAAVPFAAVPPTSIMSKPASVGPNPVCLVVE
- the LOC111794925 gene encoding probable RNA-binding protein ARP1 isoform X5, which produces MFGDTTFTKVFVGGLAWETPKEAMRDHFEKFGDILEAVIITDKLTGRSKGYGFVTFKDAESAKKACEDSAPIINGRRANCNLASLGARRSSRSASATPPQGPQPGSNGGAPRTTSAAAGNHVQWYYPAGTHPTAFHHQPHQAVPFYGYSPSPTTYIATDISYNHKVGYMNGGPYAQIYPGQAMVGANTLMPMYPVYHYHQSQAMGMPAHIFPPSPTAAVPFAAVPPTSIMSKPASVGPNPEEHGFWSMVKRY
- the LOC111794925 gene encoding probable RNA-binding protein ARP1 isoform X3, producing MFGDTTFTKVFVGGLAWETPKEAMRDHFEKFGDILEAVIITDKLTGRSKGYGFVTFKDAESAKKACEDSAPIINGRRANCNLASLGARRSSRSASATPPQGPQPGSNGGAPRTTSAAAGNHVQWYYPAGTHPTAFHHQPHQAVPFYGYSPSPTTYIATDISYNHKVGYMNGGPYAQIYPGQAMVGANTLMPMYPVYHYHQSQAMGMPAHIFPPSPTAAVPFAAVPPTSIMSKPASVGPNPVCLVVE